The proteins below come from a single Benincasa hispida cultivar B227 chromosome 4, ASM972705v1, whole genome shotgun sequence genomic window:
- the LOC120075191 gene encoding exocyst complex component EXO84A, translating into MDSSAYASFTRGSFSSSIGDSSELEANLPLKDRLKGFKSSKYDINSYVTTKCQTMTEKEIKHLCAYLIELKKASAEEMRKSVYANYGAFIRTSREISDLEGELLLLRNHLSTQAALIHGLAEGASIESLSGDIEDSTLDHSSNETKELPNTDEWLVEFLDNLEVLLVEKRMDEALAALDEGEQIAEDSNRRRALSAPALSTLQAAIRNQRQKLACLLEQTISQPSTRGVELRSAAQALKKLGDGSRAHMLLLNSHQQKVQRSLQSFRSSSNPGGGIYTAAISQFVFSTIAQAVSDSLAVFGEEPAYASELVTWSVRQTNGFAVFLKRYVIGSSAAVGSLRIAAECVQICMGHCSLLEARGLALTPVLFRHFRPFIENAITANLRRIEQSSAALAAADDWLLAYSPVASRLFPRSSSTSSLPTIVSQPKLSRSAHRFNTMVQEFVEDMGSLESLQLDALTLEGVLQVFNSYINLLITALPSSVENEMNLEGSATKIVRLAETEAQQIALLANASLLADELIPRAAMKLFPQNRTETPRKAAERQSRLPEQREWKRRLQRSVDRLRDSFCRQHALELIFTEEGDTRLNAQMYLSLDGNGNPEEPEWFPSQIFQVLFAKLTRIASMATEMFVGRERFATVLLMRLTETVILWLSEDQAFWEEIEEGPRPLGPFGLQQFYLDMEFVILFSSQGRYLSRNLHQVIKNIIARAIDSLASTGTDPYSALPEDDWFAEVAQIAIKMLTGKANFSNVDREATSPTASVSAKSISSVHSHGSN; encoded by the exons ATGGATTCTTCAGCCTATGCCTCGTTTACGAGAGGATCATTCTCATCAAGCATTGGAGACTCTTCAGAACTGGAAGCAAATCTCCCACTCAAAGACAGATTAAAGGGCTTCAAATCCTCTAAGTATGACATTAATTCCTATGTCACCACCAAATGTCAAACCATGACCGAGAAGGAAATCAAGCATTTATGTGCTTACCTTATTGAGCTCAAGAAGGCCTCCGCAGAAGAAATGCGAAAAAGTGTTTATGCCAATTATGGAGCTTTCATTCG TACATCTCGAGAGATTTCGGATCTTGAAGGCGAACTTCTTTTACTAAGAAATCATTTATCCACTCAAGCAGCTCTCATTCATGGTTTAGCAGAAGGAGCCAGCATTGAATCTCTTTCGGGAGATATTGAAGATTCAACTCTAGACCATTCTTCCAATGAGACCAAAGAACTCCCCAATACAGATGAATGGTTGGTGGAGTTTTTGGACAACCTTGAAGTTCTCTTGGTTGAGAAACGAATGGATGAAGCGCTCGCTGCTTTAGACGAGGGCGAACAGATCGCGGAAGACTCGAATCGTCGGAGGGCGTTAAGCGCGCCTGCACTCTCCACATTACAGGCTGCCATTCGAAACCAAAGACAAAAACTCGCATGTCTTCTCGAGCAAACAATATCTCAACCTTCCACACGCGGCGTGGAGCTTCGGTCTGCTGCTCAAGCTCTGAAAAAGCTTGGAGACGGATCCCGTGCACATATGTTGCTGCTGAATTCCCACCAGCAGAAGGTGCAGCGAAGCCTGCAGAGTTTTCGGTCGTCGAGTAACCCAGGAGGTGGGATATACACAGCGGCGATATCGCAGTTTGTGTTCTCGACGATTGCTCAAGCAGTGAGTGATTCATTGGCTGTGTTCGGGGAAGAACCAGCGTATGCGTCGGAGTTGGTGACCTGGTCTGTGAGACAAACAAATGGCTTTGCTGTGTTTTTGAAAAGGTATGTGATAGGTTCATCTGCTGCTGTGGGGAGTTTGAGGATTGCAGCTGAGTGTGTACAGATATGTATGGGGCATTGTTCTCTTTTAGAAGCTCGTGGGTTGGCACTTACGCCAGTGTTATTCAGACATTTTAGGCCTTTTATTGAGAATGCTATAACAGCTAATTTAAGGAGAATCGAACAGAGCAGTGCTGCCTTAGCTGCAGCAGATGATTGGTTGCTTGCTTATTCCCCTGTTGCTTCTCGACTTTTTCCAAGGTCATCTTCGACTTCTTCGCTTCCTACTATTGTCTCGCAGCCAAAGCTTTCAAGAAGTGCACATAGATTCAACACAATGGTTCAG GAATTTGTAGAGGATATGGGATCACTTGAAAGCCTCCAATTAGATGCACTCACCTTGGAAGGAGTTCTTCAAGTATTCAACTCATACATCAATTTACTCATAACAGCTCTCCCAAGTTCAGTAGAAAACGAGATGAATCTGGAAGGATCAGCGACGAAGATCGTACGTTTGGCCGAGACCGAAGCGCAACAAATAGCGCTACTGGCAAATGCCTCATTGCTGGCCGATGAGTTGATTCCTCGAGCAGCGATGAAGCTTTTTCCACAGAACAGAACCGAAACGCCAAGAAAAGCGGCGGAGAGGCAGAGCCGACTGCCGGAGCAGAGAGAGTGGAAGAGGAGATTGCAGCGATCAGTGGATCGGCTGAGAGACAGCTTCTGCCGGCAGCATGCTCTGGAATTGATATTCACTGAAGAAGGCGATACGCGGCTGAATGCACAAATGTACTTGTCCTTGGATGGGAATGGAAATCCGGAAGAGCCGGAGTGGTTTCCATCACAGATATTTCAG GTGCTTTTCGCGAAATTGACACGGATTGCAAGTATGGCAACGGAGATGTTCGTGGGACGGGAGAGATTTGCAACTGTTCTTCTGATGAGACTCACTGAAACAGTGATATTGTGGCTTTCTGAAGATCAAGCCTTCTGGGAAGAGATTGAAGAAGGACCTCGCCCTTTGGGCCCCTTCGGCCTTCAGCAA TTCTACTTAGATATGGAGTTCGTGATACTTTTCTCATCACAAGGCCGATATCTATCTCGGAATTTGCATCAAGTCATCAAGAACATCATAGCAAGAGCCATCGACTCCTTGGCTTCTACGGGTACAGATCCTTACAG TGCTTTGCCGGAGGACGATTGGTTCGCTGAAGTAGCTCAAATTGCGATAAAAATGCTGACCGGAAAAGCCAACTTCAGTAATGTGGATCGGGAAGCCACCAGCCCCACGGCTTCGGTTTCTGCAAAATCCATATCTTCTGTTCATTCTCATGGAAGTAACTAG